Within the Leptolyngbyaceae cyanobacterium genome, the region TATCGATTGTGCAAGATTACCTTATTATCTGTTATTACTCTCACTTATTAACAGAAAAATTAAAAATATATGCTATATAACTTGGTTAGCATCTAGTTCAAAAGGTAATTCATCAGTCTGTTCTAACACTAGCATTGGTATTGGTTTGGCACTTTCGTCCCATTTTATATTCACAACCCTATCCTCAATATTTGGCTGCCAATCATCTTCTTTATCGCCTGAAATTAAAAATGTTTCTATGCAGTCAATAATTTGATTAGTTGTAATGTAACTAAACTGACTCGGTAATTTCATCAAGCGGATTACCAATCGAAAAAGTACCGTATTTTCCAAATTATTGAACTGCTTTATTTGATATTCAACATCAAAAAACTCCTCGAATTTTGCCAGACCGATAGTAGGTTTTTCTTCTTGGTTTAGCTGAGTAGAAAACTTTTGTTGTACTTTATCTTTAATTTGCTGAATAATTCCCAAATGAAATACTTCCTCAGCCATTCGCATCCGCAGATAATCCAATACGATCTCTCGCCCGTATATCAAATCTAAATTATTTTCTATGTGAGGCATTGATATTGGTGCTTCCGCGTGTCCTTCTGGAGGCGTCGGTTCCCCTAAGGTATCTTTCGCCCGTTCTGCGGATGCTGAAAACTGTTGTTGCTGTTTGGGGTTGGGGTTCATAGGTGGTTTACTCCCCGTGATTGTTTGTGGAAGTAGAAATCTATTTTGACTATACTCTGCTCGGTTAAACTAATCCCGATCGCAAAGCCACCACAGCTGCTTGTACTCGGTCATCCACTGATAGCTTATTCATAATCCCCCGCACGTGAGTTTTTACGGTGTTAGGACTCAAGTACAGCGCCTCAGCAATCTGAGGATTGCTGTACCCTTCTACCATTAATTTCAACACTTCTAACTCCCGTTGCGATAAATTAGCGACATTTCCAGTAGGAGAAGGGGGTTTGAGATGTTCGATCACCTTCCGCGCAATTTGAGGATCGAGATAAGTCGCGCCTTCCGTCGCAGCTGCGATCGCAGCTAACAAGCGATCGACACTAGCACCCTTAATACAATAAGCATCCGCACCGCTAGACAGCGCCGCAATAATTTCCGTTTCCGTAGTGTGAGAAGTCAGCATCACCACTCGCACTTGTGGCAATTCCGTCTTAATCCGTTGAGTAGCGGCAATACCATCTAATCGAGGCAACCCTATATCCATCACCACCAAATCCGGCTTCAATTTCA harbors:
- a CDS encoding response regulator transcription factor, yielding MMASESNFPFNLPPDSSPLRILIVEDDPMMQLGLEQSLSAYPQLSIVGQAEDGYLGVETALKLKPDLVVMDIGLPRLDGIAATQRIKTELPQVRVVMLTSHTTETEIIAALSSGADAYCIKGASVDRLLAAIAAATEGATYLDPQIARKVIEHLKPPSPTGNVANLSQRELEVLKLMVEGYSNPQIAEALYLSPNTVKTHVRGIMNKLSVDDRVQAAVVALRSGLV